The genomic interval GGTGCTTTAAGTGGAAACAGCGAGTTCTACTGCCCCCGGCAATTGATCACGGCGGAGTCATCGATTCTCCACCCCTTTGCCAACGACCCGTCATGGGCAAATTCTGCAAACCAGGTCTGCCTACTTGAACAAATTAGCCGACTGATTAGCAGCCTGAGTGTTGGGCTGTTTAGTCTTAGCCTGAATTAACTGGGTCAGGTTTGTGATTGCCTTTGCATATTGCGGGTCTGTAAGGGTTCCTAATTGGCGATTTTTAATCAACGCTTTTTGTTGCGCTGCCGTTAGCTCCACAACCACATTGGGGGTGACTCCAACGTGGTTAATATCTCGCCCCTTGGGGGTGTAGTACTTGGCAATGGTGAGCTTCAGCGCAGACCCATCTTCCAACGGTTGAATTGCCTGCACCACACCTTTGCCAAAGGTGCGCGTACCCACTAAAACGGCTCGTCCTTCATCCTGGAGGGCACCGGCAAGAATTTCGCTGGCACTGGCAGAACCATTATCAACGAGAACGACCAGGGGTTTGTCGGTTAGGGGTTCACCCTTTGTTTCATAGCGCTCTCTGACCTGGTTCCGGTTTACCAGCGAAACAACCGGACCCTGCTTGAGCCACATCCCAGCAATATCGATGCTGGCATTTAATAAACCGCCAGGGTCGGAGCGTAAATCAAGAACATACCCTTCGACTTTTTGCTTTTCCAGGGATTGAATCGTCCTGCGCATTTCGGCGGGGGCGGTTTCTGTAAACTCTGGAAGGCGAATATAACCCACCTTGCCCACCGCAGTCGGCTGAACACGAGAAGTTACCGGATGCAAATCAATTTTGGTTCGAGTTAAGTTGTACGTTAGCTCTTTGTCGCCACGCTGAATGGTCAATTTAACCTGGGTGCCCGCTGCCCCGGTAATTTGTTTCACAGCCTCGTTGATCTTCATACCACGGGTAGCCTGACCGTTAATTTTCAGCAGGATATCTGCGGGTAATATGCCTGCGATCGCAGCGGGAGTCCCCTCAATCGGTGCAACCACAATCAATGCATTCGTTTTTGGGTCCTCAGCCAGTTCAATTCCTACCCCTGTGAGATTGCCAGAAATATCAGTGTCTAGCTGTTTATATCCTTCTGGATCAAAAAACTGAGTGTAGCGATCGCCCAACTTGGAAACCATTTCCTGAATGGCTGTATACGCCTGTTCTTTAGAGCCATAGGAGCGGCTCAGATATTCCTGCCGAACGGCTTTCCAGTCTTGTTGATTAAAATTTCCATCAACATAATTTTGATTCAGAATTTGCCAGACTTCATCCACAAGCTGTTTAGGACTGGGTTGCAACTCTGCTGAACTTTTTGAAGCCGTCAGATTTGCTCCGGTTAACAGCACCGTTGCCATTGTTAGCCAAGCGGTTTTAGTGAAGATTCTAAGTTGGGACATAGTTGGGGAAATGGAAATGGGGGATGGGGAGGGTTTGAGTTTTAAGTTTTAAGTTTTAAGTTTTAAGTTTTGAATGGAGAGACAGGGGCTGTGAACAGGGATGATTGGCGACTGGTGCCTGAAAACGGGTAATGGATAACGGGCGATTATAGCTAACTCCTGGATTAGACTCCGCCTGCTGCCATCTGGTTCAATCCAATTTAATTTGGGGAGTGCAATAGAGAAAGGCTCAAATTGCTCCTTGGGAAGAGGGGCAATCAAACTGAGCTGATTTCTGAAAAACAGAAGCCCCAGGTAGGGTGGGGAAAGCAATGGATACCTATTCTCTATCAATGCAGGAGGGGTGGGTTTTTTGTGGGCAGTCTCCTCCAGCCATTTGTAAATCGGTTAGCCACAGTGCGAGCATCTTGCTGGCGAACGTAAGCGGCGCTCACTCAAGGGATGGGGCTGATTCAGGGGATAGGGCCGATGCAAACGACAACCGCTGCAAGGTCGATGGGCAGGTTGTTATGAAGGTTTGGTTAGCTGAGATCTTGCAGCAGTCTCAGAAACCGGGTTTCTTGCGAGAATCAATGCGTGAAACCCTTGATATTTGGTTTAGAAACCCGGTTTCTCTACCCTTGTTGAGAATGGTGCAAGATGTGAGTTAGCTCAAATTTTGCTCTCATTGTTAAAAAATGTTAGCGAATTGCCCCAAGGATAACGCATAAGTTCACGCCAAATCCTGTGTTGAATGAGATGATTGAT from Kovacikia minuta CCNUW1 carries:
- a CDS encoding S41 family peptidase — encoded protein: MSQLRIFTKTAWLTMATVLLTGANLTASKSSAELQPSPKQLVDEVWQILNQNYVDGNFNQQDWKAVRQEYLSRSYGSKEQAYTAIQEMVSKLGDRYTQFFDPEGYKQLDTDISGNLTGVGIELAEDPKTNALIVVAPIEGTPAAIAGILPADILLKINGQATRGMKINEAVKQITGAAGTQVKLTIQRGDKELTYNLTRTKIDLHPVTSRVQPTAVGKVGYIRLPEFTETAPAEMRRTIQSLEKQKVEGYVLDLRSDPGGLLNASIDIAGMWLKQGPVVSLVNRNQVRERYETKGEPLTDKPLVVLVDNGSASASEILAGALQDEGRAVLVGTRTFGKGVVQAIQPLEDGSALKLTIAKYYTPKGRDINHVGVTPNVVVELTAAQQKALIKNRQLGTLTDPQYAKAITNLTQLIQAKTKQPNTQAANQSANLFK